Proteins encoded within one genomic window of Clupea harengus chromosome 10, Ch_v2.0.2, whole genome shotgun sequence:
- the LOC116222061 gene encoding GTPase IMAP family member 8-like → MKAQKHRQTLRSSAGGAPHISDMRIVLMGSRKVGKSSSGNTILGREEFDTSGETAECVKREGETAGRHITVVEAPGWIHNSSVVYTPERDKQEIVLSVSLCPPGPHAVLLVIDVIWPFTETDRRAVQGHLELLGERVWSHTIVLFTWGDRLGNTTIEQHIEREGKALQWVVEKCGNRYHVVENNKSDGGQVTELLEKIEEMVARNRGHHFDFNGKTMKELMMMKKEDERRAEERKRKVQKHRETLRSSGGAPHISDMRIVLMGYRWAGKSSAGNIILGREEFDTSGETAECVKREGETAGRHITVVEAPGWIRNFSVALTSERAKKEIVLSVSLCPPGPHAVLLVINVNGSFTETDRRAAQEHLELLGERVWSNTIVLFTGGDGLRNTTIEQHIEREGKDLQWVVEKCGNRYHVVGNKKSDGGQVTELLEKIEEMVAGNSGGWSMDYPPKFREGLPDDFSGGDTGYYSAQSGLESELIKPFKQLSAAASVQSSGQQKPPLRPAHRKAPCAEGNG, encoded by the exons atgaaggcgcagaaacacagacagactctcagATCATCAGCAG GTGGTGCTCCACATATCTCAGACATGAGGATTGTACTGATGGGAAGCAGAAAGGTggggaagagttcatcaggaaacaccatcctgggaagagaggagtttgataccTCAGGAgaaacagctgagtgtgtgaagagagagggagaaacagcagggagacacatcACTGTAGTGGAGGCACCCGGATGGATTCACAATTCCTCTGTAGTGTACACTCCTGAACGTGATAAACAAGAGATtgtcctcagtgtgtctctgtgtcctccaggaccccatgctGTACTGCTGGTCATTGATGTGATTTGGCcattcacagagacagacagaagagcagtGCAGGGACACCTGGAGCTTCTGGGTGAGAGAGTctggagtcacactatagtgctgttcacctgGGGGGACCGGCTGGGAAACacaaccattgagcagcacatcgagagagaaggaaaggctctgcagtgggttgtagagaaatgtgggaacaggtatcATGTTGTAGAGAATAACAAGAGCGATGGTGGCCAGGTgacagagctgctggagaagatagaagagatggtggcaaGAAACAGAGGCCATCACTTTGACTTTAATGGAAAGACTATGAAAgaactgatgatgatgaagaaggaggacgagagaagagcagaggagaggaagaggaaggtgcagaagcacagagagactcTCAGATCATCAG GTGGTGCTCCACATATCTCAGACATGAGGATTGTACTGATGGGATACAGATGGGCTGGGAAGAGTTCAGCAGGAAACATCATCctgggaagagaggagtttgataccTCAGGAgaaacagctgagtgtgtgaagagagagggagaaacagcagggagacacatcACTGTAGTGGAGGCACCCGGATGGATTCGCAATTTCTCTGTAGCGCTCACTTCTGAACGTGCTAAAAAAGAGATtgtcctcagtgtgtctctgtgtcctccaggaccccatgctGTACTGCTGGTCATTAATGTGAATGGGtcattcacagagacagacagaagagcagcgcaggaacacctggagcttctggGTGAGAGAGTCTGGAGTAACACCATAGTGCTGTTCACCGGTGGGGATGGGCTGAGAAACacaaccattgagcagcacatcgagagagaaggaaaagatctgcagtgggttgtagagaaatgtgggaacaggtatcATGTTGTAGGGAATAAGAAGAGTGATGGTGGCCAGGTgacagagctgctggagaagatagaagagatggtggcaggaaacagtGGAGGGTGGAGTATGGATTACCCTCCTAAAT TTAGAGAAGGCCTACCTGATGACTTCTCAGGGGGAGATACTGGATATTACTCTGCTCAATCAGGACTTGAATCTGAGCTCATAAAGCCCTTTAAGCAGCTGAGTGCTGCTGCCTCTGTTCAAAGTTCTGGACAACAGAAGCCTCCCTTGAGACCAGCACATAGAAAAGCACCATGTGCTGAGGGGAATGGTTAG
- the sirt7 gene encoding LOW QUALITY PROTEIN: NAD-dependent protein deacetylase sirtuin-7 (The sequence of the model RefSeq protein was modified relative to this genomic sequence to represent the inferred CDS: inserted 1 base in 1 codon; deleted 1 base in 1 codon): protein MEEQTNSSVSSRSERKALEKAKIVQRENQRRAFKMISEILKKDDGERTEKDLASLQQHQEIVQELGKRQIRRTLVKRKQDELFDDAEELRNKVKELAEAILQSQSLVIYTGAGISTAASIPDYXGPNGVWTRLKRGLPVRVEDLSQAEPTFTHMSIKMLHQEKLVQHVVSQNCDGLHLRSGLPKHNLSELHGNMFIEVCMACIPVREYIRLFDVTERTALHRHTTGRQCAHCGGDLRDTIVHFGERGTLDQPLNWKGAIEAAERSDAILCLGSSLKVLKKYPRLWCMTRPALKRPRVYIVNLQWTPKDDLATLKINGKCDDVMSLLMEELNIKVPAYNRAEDPILSMATTLQPVEESSHTRRVITPPAAGAAAGACAQEPSDHAGGTVTQGGWFGRGYNKGRKKKTDGVIN from the exons ATGGAGGAACAGACTAATAGCTCCGTTTCCTCTCGAAGCGAGAGAAAAGCACTCGAAAAAGCCAAAATTGTGCAACGAGAGAATCAGAGAAGAGCATTTAAAATG ATATCAGAAATTCTGAAGAAAGACGACGGTGAACGCACTGAAAAGGATCTAGCATCTTTACAGCAGCACCAAGAGATTGTGCAAGAATTAGGCAAACGCCAAATCCGGAGGACCTTGGTGAAGAGGAAGCAAGACGAG TTGTTTGATGATGCAGAGGAGCTGAGAAACAAAGTGAAAGAGCTTGCCGAGGCGATCCTG CAGTCCCAAAGCCTGGTCATTTACACTGGAGCTGGCATCAGCACG GCTGCATCAATCCCAGACT CGGGGCCTAATGGTGTATGGACAAGGTTGAAGAGGGGTCTCCCAGTGAG GGTGGAAGATTTGAGCCAAGCCGAGCCTACCTTCACACACATGTCCATCAAGATGTTGCATCAAGAAAAACTG GTTCAGCATGTGGTCTCTCAGAACTGTGATGGCCTTCACCTCAGAAGTGGTCTCCCCAAGCACAACCTCTCTGAGCTACACGGAAATATGTTCATAGAG GTGTGTATGGCCTGCATCCCGGTGAGGGAGTATATACGTCTGTTTGATGTAACAGAGCGCACAGctctacacaggcacacaactGGGCGCCAGTGTGCTCATTGTGGGGGAGATCTTAGGGATACTATTGTGCACTTTGGGGAACGTGGCACCCTGGACCAGCCGCTGAACTGGAAGGGTGCTATAGAGGCAGCTGAACGCTCTGATGCCATCCTCTGTTTGGGCTCCAGTCTTAAG GTACTGAAGAAATATCCACGCCTCTGGTGTATGACCAGACCAGCCCTGAAGAGACCAAGGGTCTACATCGTCAACTTACAG tgGACACCCAAAGATGATCTGGCCACTCTGAAAATCAATGGGAAGTGCGATGATGTGATGTCACTACTGATGGAGGAGCTCAATATTAAAGTCCCAGCCTACAACAG GGCTGAAGACCCGATCCTCAGTATGGCAACAACGCTCCAGCCAGTGGAGGAGAGCAGTCACACACGTAGAGTGATCACGCcccctgctgctggagctgctgctggagcgtGTGCTCAAGAGCCCAGTGACCATGCTGGAGGGACCGTGACACAGGGAGGCTGGTTTGGACGAGGTTACAACAAAGgacgaaagaaaaaaacagacggTGTAATAAACTAA